A genomic segment from Gossypium hirsutum isolate 1008001.06 chromosome D04, Gossypium_hirsutum_v2.1, whole genome shotgun sequence encodes:
- the LOC121216283 gene encoding RNA-binding protein 7: MSGNSSCSVYIGNLDERVSDRVLYDILIQAGRVVDLYIPRDKETDKPKGFAFVEYETEDVADYAVRLFSGLVTLYNRTLKFAISGQDKSSQNPANAAMPATNSSYKSRHYHGVVNHMETSQQPKKSSTPSRIPDYPARYSQAPPPPGVSHHFNGYGSHINDFDYEYSRRVFGATWDSISRPMSRRYDTSDPISYPFY, encoded by the exons ATGTCAGGGAATTCTAGTTGCAGTGTCTACATAG gTAATTTGGATGAGAGGGTAAGCGACAGAGTTCTGTACGATATTCTTATCCAAGCAGGAAGAGTAGTAGACCTGTACATCCCTCGAGATAAGGAAACCGATAAGCCCAAAGGATTTGCCTTTGTTGAATACGAAACCGAGGACGTTGCTGATTATGCTGTCAGGCTCTTTTCTGGCCTTGTTACTCTTTATAACCGAACCTTGAAATTTGCG ATCTCCGGGCAAGACAAGTCTTCTCAAAACCCTGCCAATGCAGCCATGCCTGCTACAAATTCATCCTACAAATCAAGGCATTACCATGGAGTAGTTAACCACATGGAAACCTCTCAGCAGCCGAAGAAGTCTTCAACCCCTTCTAGGATTCCGGATTATCCTGCGCGTTACAGCCAAG CGCCACCTCCTCCTGGTGTTTCCCACCACTTTAATGGGTATGGATCACATATCAATGATTTCGATTATGAATACAGTCGAAGGGTTTTTGGGGCAACATGGGATAGCATTAGTCGCCCTATGTCACGTCGCTATGACACAAGTGACCCAATTTCATATCCCTTTTACTGA